A genomic segment from Chrysemys picta bellii isolate R12L10 chromosome 11, ASM1138683v2, whole genome shotgun sequence encodes:
- the ZFAND2B gene encoding LOW QUALITY PROTEIN: AN1-type zinc finger protein 2B (The sequence of the model RefSeq protein was modified relative to this genomic sequence to represent the inferred CDS: inserted 1 base in 1 codon), protein MEFPDLGAHCSEPTCKRLDFLPLKCDACEQIFCTDHITYTQHQCTSAYKKDVQVPVCPXCNIPIPVRKGEMPDVVVGQHIDRDCKSDPAQRKRKIFTNKCLKPGCKQREMMKVICDQCHGNFCLKHRHPLDHDCNGVGRPLSRAGHAAVARAQASSSVAAGTSSRGASRPAASPPAPAPSRGGVMAARQPSSTSPPAVALQNGLSEEEALQRALEMSLAESVPGSARALSAQEEEDLALARALAASEEEYQRRQQQQAQSRSSRPSDCSMF, encoded by the exons ATGGAGTTCCCAGACCTGGGCGCGCACTGCTCCGAGCCGACCTGCAAGCGCCTGG ACTTTCTCCCTCTGAAGTGCGACGCGTGCGAGCAGATATTCTGCACCGACCACATCACCTACACCCAGCACCAGTGCACCTCTGCCTACAAGAAG GACGTGCAGGTCCCCGTGTGCC TCTGCAACATCCCCATCCCTGTCCGAAAGGGGGAGATGCCTGATGTGGTGGTGGGGCAGCACATCGACCGAGACTGCAAATCCGACCCCGCCCAGCGCAAGCGCAAG ATTTTCACCAATAAGTGTCTGAAGCCTGGCTGCAAGCAGAGGGAGATGATGAAGGTGATCTGTGACCAGTGCCACGGGAACTTCTGCCTCAAGCACCGGCACCCCCTGGATCACGACTGCAATGGGGTGGGGCGCCCCCTCTCCAGAGCCGG ACATGCTGCGGTCGCGAGAGCCCAGGCATCCTCCTCTGTGGCAGCCGGGACGTCAAGCAGAGGAGCTTCCAGGCCGGcagccagcccccctgctccagccccaagcAG AGGCGGCGTGATGGCGGCACGGCAGCCCAGCAGCACCTCGCCCCCAGCCGTTGCGCTGCAGAATGGACTG AGCGAAGAGGAGGCACTGCAGCGAGCCCTGGAGATGTCCCTGGCAGAATCGGTGCCCGGCTCGGCACGGGCGCTCAG CGCgcaggaggaggaggacctgGCCTTGGCGCGGGCGCTTGCTGCGAGCGAGGAGGAGTACcagaggcggcagcagcagcag GCCCAGAGCCGGAGTTCGAGGCCATCAGACTGCAGCATGTTCTAG